Within Pseudomonas sp. LBUM920, the genomic segment ACAAAGGAGCGCGTCCCATGCCCGTCGCTTTTCGTTTGCCGTTGCAGGTCTTCTTCGAACGTGAAGCGCGACACCCGCGCAAACCCTTTCTGGTGCAACCCACCGGCGCCGGCGAGGTGCAGACCCTCACCTGGGGCGAGGTCGCCCACCAGGCCCGTTGCGCCGCGCATTGGCTGCGTGCCCGCGAGCTGCCGCAAGGCTCGCACATCGCGCTGATCTCAAAAAACTGCGCGCACTGGATCATCGCCGACCTCGCGATCTGGATGGCCGGGCATGTCTCGGTGCCGCTGTACCCCAACCTCACCGCCGACTCCGTTGCCCATGTGCTGACCCATTCCGAGGCGGCGCTGGTATTGATCGGCAAGCTGGACGACTGGCCTGCGATGGCGCCGGGTATCCCCGCCGGGCTGCCGACCATCAGCCTGCCCCTGTGCCCGGTCGGCGACTTCGATTACCGCTGGGCCGACCTGCAAGCCTGCTCGCCGATCCAGGACAATCCCGAACCTGGCGCCTCAAGCCTGGCTACCATCGTCTACACCTCCGGCACCACCGGCTTGCCCAAGGGCGTGATGCAAACCTTTGGCGCCCTGGGTTTTGCCGCCACCCGTGGCACCGAGTTGTTTGGCCTCGGGGAGGGCGACCGATTGCTGTCCTACCTGCCGCTGTGCCATGTGGCCGAGCGCATGTTCGTGGAACTGGCCTCGATCTACACCGGGCAAACCGTGTATTTCGCCGAGAGCCTCGATACCTTTCTGGCGGATCTGCGTCGGGCACGGCCAACGGCGCTGTTCGGGGTGCCGAGGATCTGGACCAAGTTCCAGATGGGCGTCTACAGCAAGATCCCGCAAAAGCGCCTCGACAGCCTGCTGCGCGTGCCATTTATCGGCAAGCGCGTCGGCCATAAGGTTCTTGCAGGGTTGGGCCTGGATGCCCTGCGCATTGCGTTGTCCGGGGCGGCGCCCGTGCCCGAAGCATTGCTGCGTTGGTATCAGCGCCTGGGGCTGGATGTGCTGGAGGTGTATGGCATGACCGAAAGCTGTGGCTATTCCCATGTGTGTCGGCCCGGCCAGCAGAGGCTCGGCTGGATCGGCCTGCCATGCCCTGGCGTTGAAGTGCGCATCGACACGTCGGGCGAGGTGCAGGTGCGCAGCGGCGCGACCATGCTCGGCTACTTCAAGGATCCGCAGAAAACCGCCGAGACCCTGACCGATGATGGCTTCCTGCGTACCGGCGACAAAGGCGAGCAGGATGCCGACGGCTGCCTGCGCCTGACCGGGCGGCTCAAGGAAATCTTCAAGACCAGCAAGGGCAAATACGTGGCCCCGGCACCGATTGAAAACCGCCTGGCCGAACATGCACGCATTGAGCAAGTGTGCGTGGTGGGCGATGGCCTGACTGCGCCGATCGGCCTGTGCGTGTTGTCCGCCGGACCTCAAGACCGACACGCCCTGGGCAGCAGCCTCGAACGCTGGCTGGAACAGGTCAACCAGGTACTGGATAAACATGAACGCTTGTGCCAGCTGGTGGTGGTAAAAGACAGTTGGGCGGTGGAAAACGGCTTTCTCACGCCGACCCTGAAGATCAAACGCACGGTGATCGAGTCGACCTACGGTGCCGAGCTTGCGGTTTGGAGCGCGCGCAACGAAGCCATTGTGTGGCAGGATTAAGGTCGTAATAAAACTAATAAGGACAACTTCATGAGCTTGTGGCGCACCCAACCGAATATCGAGCAACTCAACGCGATCCAGAAAAACACCATTGGTGAGCTGCTGGACATCCGCTTCGAAAGCTTCGACGACGAGTCCCTGACCGCCAGCATGGTGGTCGACCATCGCACCCACCAACCCTACGGCCTGCTGCACGGCGGTGCGTCGGTGGTGCTGGCTGAAAGCGTCGGGTCCATGGCGGCTTACCTGTGTATCGATGCCAGCAAGTTTTATTGCGTGGGCCTGGAGGTCAATGCCAACCACCTGCGCGGCGTGCGCAGCGGGCGCGTCACGGCGGTGGCCCGGGCGATCCATATCGGCCGGACCACTCAAGTGTGGGACATTCGCTTGACCAGCGATGAGGGCAAAGCCAGCTGCGTGTCGCGCCTGACCATGGCCGTGGTACCGCTGGGCGAGAACCCGCCGGCGCGATAGGCGTGGCGTGAGTGTCATCATTCCTGGCGGTTACAGTCATTGCTGTAACGGCCGGGCATGGTGACAATCAACTTCTGTTTTTGCAGATGGATCCGGTATGTCGCAGCACGTGTTTTTTGCCCACGCCAATGGCTTCCCTTCGGCCACTTACGGCAAGTTGTTTGCCGCCCTGGCCCCGGAATATGCCGTGGCTCACCTGCCGCAACACGGTCACGACCCCAGGTTTCCGGTGGACGACAACTGGCAGAACCTGGTGGACGAGTTGATCCACCATCTGCAGTTGCAGCCGGAACCGGTGTGGGGTGTGGGCCATTCCCTGGGCGGCGTGTTGCATTTGCACGCGGCCATGCGCTGTCCGCAGCTGTACCGCGGCGTGGTGATGCTCGATTCGCCGGTGCTGACCCGCGCTGACCGCTGGGTGATCCGTGCCGCCAAGCGGTTCGGCTTTATCGACCGCCTGACGCCGGCCGGGCGTACGCTGGGCCGCCGTGAAGAATTTACCGACCTGGAGGCGGCGCGCAGCTACTTTGCCGGCAAGACGCTGTTTCGCGGGTTCGACCCGGAATGCTTTGACGCGTACTTGCAACATGGCTTGCAACAGGTGGGCGACCGCCTGCGTCTGCGCTTTGATCCGGCCACTGAAATCAGCATCTACCGCGGCGTGCCTCACACCAGCCCTGGCCAGGTTCGTCAGCTGAAGGTGCCGTTGGCGGTGGTGCGCGGCCGCCAAAGCCGCGTGGTGATGCGCCACCATGCCAGCGGCGTCGACCGCCTGCCGATGGGCGAAATGCTCACCATGCCCGGCGGCCATATGTTTCCCCTCGAACGCCCGCAGGACACCGCGACCTTGATCAAGAACCTGTTTTCCCGCTGGGCAGCCCGCGAGCGCAGTTGCGCATGAGCATGCCCGTCGAAGAAGTCCGCCTGAGCCTGCCGCATATCGAGTTAGCGGCGCATCTGTTTGGTCCCGAAGACGGTTTGCCGGTGATCGCCCTGCATGGCTGGCTGGACAACGCCAACAGCTTTGCGCGGCTGGCGCCGAAGCTGCATGGTTTGCGTATCGTCGCGTTGGACATGGCCGGTCATGGGCATTCGGCGCACCGTCCTGTCGGCGCCGGTTATGCCCTGTGGGATTACGTCTTTGATGTACTGCAAGTCGCCGAACAGCTGGGCTGGAAACGTTTTGCATTACTTGGCCACTCCCTCGGCGCCATCGTCTCGCTGGTGTTGGCCGGCGCGTTGCCGGAGCGTGTCACGCACCTGGGGTTGATCGACGGCGTGGTCCCGCCCACCGCCGCGGGCGAGAGCGCCGCCGAGCGACTGGGCATGGCGCTGCAGGCGCAACTGAACCTGCAAGAGAAGCGCAAACCGGTCTACACCTCGCTGGATCGCGCCGTGGAAGCACGCATGAAAGGCGTGGTGGCGGTCAGTCGCGAAGCCGCCGAGCTGTTGGCCCAGCGCGGTTTGATGCCGGTGCCGGGAGGTTACACCTGGCGTACGGACAGTCGCCTGACGCTCGCCTCGCCGATGCGCCTGACCGATGAGCAGGCGATGGCTTTCGTGCGACGCGTGGGTTGCCCTACACAGTTGGTGGTCGCGGCTGACGGCATGCTGGCGAAACATCCAGAATTGCTTTCTCAGCTACCTTTTACGGTGAACACGCTGCCCGGCGGCCATCATTTACACCTTAATGATGAGCCCGGCGCGCTCCTTGTTGCAGACTGTTTCAATCGGTTCTTCCACGCGCCTTGACTTGACGCGGGCAACTGCCGAGGCTGGGCGGATTGAAAGGGAGTCAACCATGAACGCTATGAACACTGCTGCGACCTCCAATGGCCAGGGCTTACCGATCCGATGAGCCTGCGCAAAGGATGTATCCGTGCCCTCGGGCTGTGCTGTTTCAGCCCCTTGGTGTTCGCCGCGGACCTGCCGGGAAGCCAGGATTTACCGGCCGTGGCCCGTCAGGCCGATGCGCAAATCGTCGATTACCGCCCCGCTGAAGCAAAGGAACGCATCTACCCGATGGGCGCGATCCGCAAGATCAGCGGCCAACTGCGTTACGAAGGCCAAGCCACAGCGCGTGGCCAGACCACCGCCATCACCTATGAGCTGCCCGCCGAGCACACTTCAAGTGCCGCATTTACCGCGACGCGCGAAGCGTTGCAGGCCAAGGGCGCGCAGCTGTTGTTCTGGTGCCAGGCTCGCGATTGCGGCGAAAGCAGCCTGTGGGCCAACGAAGTGTTCGGCAACGCCAAACTGGTCGGCGCCGATGGGCAGCAGGAATACCTGCTGCTGCGTCTGGCGGCGCCGCAGGACAATTCCCTGGTAGCGCTGTACGGCATCACGCGCGGCAACCGTCGCGCCTATCTGCATGTTGAACAGCTCGATGCCAGCGCGCCGCTGGGGGACTTGCTGCCTACCTCGGCCACCTTGCTGCGTGAGTTGAAAAGCACCGGCGAACTGGACTTCCCAGCGTTGGGCGCCGAGCCCGACGCCACCTGGCTGACCCTGATTTCGCGTGGCTTGAACCTCGACGCCACCTTGCGCGTCAGCTTGACCGGGCCGACCGCCGAAGCCTGGCGCCAGGGCCTGATCGACAGCGGCGTACGCGCCGCGCGCATGGAAACCGGCACCGGTGACGCTAAGGGTTTGCACCTGCATCTGATACGCTGACCCGCAACAGGGCGAACGGACCCGCGCCGTTCGCCTAAGCTCTCTTCCTACAGCCTTATTCTCGAGATACCCGATGCTCAATAACGATCGCCTACTGGTGCAAATCCTGCTGCTGGTGTTGTTTGGTGCCAGCTTCTGGGTGATGGCGCCGTTCTGGTCGGCGCTGTTCTGGGGCGCGGTGCTGGCGTTTGCCAGCTGGCCGCTGATGCGTTTGCTGACCCGCTGGCTGGGCGGCCGGGAATCCCTGGCGGCGGGCATTCTGACCCTGGGCTGGATGTTGCTGGTGGCGGTGCCACTGGTGTGGCTGGGGTTCAACCTGGCCGACCATGTGCGCGACGCCGTGAGCCTGATCAAGGATATCCAGGTTGACGGCCTGCCTGCCGCGCCGACCTGGCTGGGCTCGATCCCCTTTGTCGGCGAGCGCCTGGTGGCGACCTGGGACAGCATCGACCAGCAGGGCGCGGCGTTGATGGTCAGCATCAAGCCGTACCTGGGCCAGGTCGGCAACTGGTTGCTGGCGCGCAGCGCGCAGATCGGTGGCGGTATTCTCGAACTGACCCTGAGCCTGGTGTTCGTGTTTTTCTTCTACCGCGACGGGCCGCGCCTGGCGACGTTCGTGCATCGCCTGCTGGAACGCTTGATTGGCGACCGTGCCGGTTACTACATCGAGTTGGTGGCCGGCACCGTGCAACGCGTGGTCAACGGCGTAATCGGTACCGCCGCCGCTCAGGCCCTGCTGGCGCTGATCGGTTTCCTGATCGCCGGTGTGCCGGGCGCGTTGGTACTGGGCATCGTTACCTTCCTGCTCAGCCTGATCCCCATGGGGCCGCCGCTGATATGGATCCCGGCCACGGCCTGGCTGGCCTGGAAGGGCGATTACACCTATGCGGTGTTTCTCGGTGTGTGGGGCACGTTCATCATCAGTGGCGTCGACAACGTGCTCAAGCCGTACCTGATCAGCCGCGGCGGCAACCTGCCGCTGGTGATTGTGCTGCTGGGCGTGTTTGGCGGGTTGATCGCCTTTGGCTTTATCGGTTTGTTTATCGGCCCGACCTTGCTTGCGGTGGCCTACAGTCTGCTGACGGATTGGAGCGCGACCCAGGCGCAAGTGCGTCGCGAAGACAAACCCCTTTAAGCCCTCGGCAACCACATCACGGCGGTCAGGCCGCCGCCTGGGGTTTCCTCCAGGCTCAGGCTGCCGCCGAGGCGTTCCACCGCTTCCTTGGAAATCGTCATGCCCAGGCCGACGCCGCCGGAGTTGCGGTTGCGTGAGCCTTCCAGGCGAAAGAACGGTTCGAATACGGCTTCGCGTTTATCCGCGGCAATCCCCGGCCCGTGGTCGATCACACGGATGACCAAGGCTTCGCGGCTGTCGCTCAGCTCCACCCGCGCCGTACCGGCATAACGCAAGGCATTGTCGATCAGGTTGTTGAGGCACGAGCGCAGTGCCATCGGCTGCACCTGCAAGGGCGCGCAATTGCCCGCGAACTGCACATCGGAGCCTTGATCCTGGGCGTTTTCGCTGAGGGATTCGACCAGCGCCTGCACGTCGAGCCAGTGCCGGGTTTCGCTGGTGCGCTGCTCGTGCAAGTAACTCAGGGTGGAGTCGAGCATGCCGATCATGTCGTCCAGGTCCTGGCGCATCTGACCTTGCAACTTGGTGTCTTCGATCTGCTCCAGGCGCAGTTTAAGGCGTGACAGTGGGGTGCGCAGGTCGTGAGAAACGGCGCCGAGCATGCGTGCACGCTGGCTGACTTGCTCGCGGATGCGTTTTTGCATCAGGTTGAAGGTCGATGCAGCCTGCCGCGCCTCGCGAGGCCCCGACTCGTTAAGTGGCGGGCTGTCAAGGTCGAGGCTCAAGCGTTCGGCGGCTGCGCTCAGGCGCTGGATCGGCCGGCTCAGCAGTTTGGCGCCATACCAGGCGGCAATGATCAGCGAGATAAATTGAAACGTCAGTGGCACCACCGGGCCGCCGAACCAGGAACGATGGTGCTTGGGCAGCGGCTTCATCGTTCCATCCGGCTGCTCGACAAAGGTTTCCTGAGGCGGCGGCGGTGGCGGGCCGTAGTGGTGAAACCAAAAGAACGCCAGCACGTGGGCCAGCACAATGGCCACCAGCAATACGCCGAACAGCCTGCCGAACAGCGTATTGAAGGTGGCGCGCATCAGCCGATATCCCGCGCGTCAAACAGGTAGCCTTCGCCGCGGACAGTCTTGATCAACTGCGGTGCCTTGGGGTCATCGCCCAGTTTTTGGCGCAGGCGCGAGACCAGCAAGTCGATGCTGCGATCAAACGCCTCGATGGAACGGCCACGTGCAGCATCGAGCAATTGTTCACGGCTCAGCACGCGACGCGGGCGTTCGATAAACACCCACAGCAGACGAAACTCGGCGTTGGACAGC encodes:
- a CDS encoding AMP-binding protein, translating into MPVAFRLPLQVFFEREARHPRKPFLVQPTGAGEVQTLTWGEVAHQARCAAHWLRARELPQGSHIALISKNCAHWIIADLAIWMAGHVSVPLYPNLTADSVAHVLTHSEAALVLIGKLDDWPAMAPGIPAGLPTISLPLCPVGDFDYRWADLQACSPIQDNPEPGASSLATIVYTSGTTGLPKGVMQTFGALGFAATRGTELFGLGEGDRLLSYLPLCHVAERMFVELASIYTGQTVYFAESLDTFLADLRRARPTALFGVPRIWTKFQMGVYSKIPQKRLDSLLRVPFIGKRVGHKVLAGLGLDALRIALSGAAPVPEALLRWYQRLGLDVLEVYGMTESCGYSHVCRPGQQRLGWIGLPCPGVEVRIDTSGEVQVRSGATMLGYFKDPQKTAETLTDDGFLRTGDKGEQDADGCLRLTGRLKEIFKTSKGKYVAPAPIENRLAEHARIEQVCVVGDGLTAPIGLCVLSAGPQDRHALGSSLERWLEQVNQVLDKHERLCQLVVVKDSWAVENGFLTPTLKIKRTVIESTYGAELAVWSARNEAIVWQD
- a CDS encoding hotdog fold thioesterase, yielding MSLWRTQPNIEQLNAIQKNTIGELLDIRFESFDDESLTASMVVDHRTHQPYGLLHGGASVVLAESVGSMAAYLCIDASKFYCVGLEVNANHLRGVRSGRVTAVARAIHIGRTTQVWDIRLTSDEGKASCVSRLTMAVVPLGENPPAR
- a CDS encoding alpha/beta fold hydrolase — protein: MSQHVFFAHANGFPSATYGKLFAALAPEYAVAHLPQHGHDPRFPVDDNWQNLVDELIHHLQLQPEPVWGVGHSLGGVLHLHAAMRCPQLYRGVVMLDSPVLTRADRWVIRAAKRFGFIDRLTPAGRTLGRREEFTDLEAARSYFAGKTLFRGFDPECFDAYLQHGLQQVGDRLRLRFDPATEISIYRGVPHTSPGQVRQLKVPLAVVRGRQSRVVMRHHASGVDRLPMGEMLTMPGGHMFPLERPQDTATLIKNLFSRWAARERSCA
- a CDS encoding alpha/beta hydrolase; this encodes MSMPVEEVRLSLPHIELAAHLFGPEDGLPVIALHGWLDNANSFARLAPKLHGLRIVALDMAGHGHSAHRPVGAGYALWDYVFDVLQVAEQLGWKRFALLGHSLGAIVSLVLAGALPERVTHLGLIDGVVPPTAAGESAAERLGMALQAQLNLQEKRKPVYTSLDRAVEARMKGVVAVSREAAELLAQRGLMPVPGGYTWRTDSRLTLASPMRLTDEQAMAFVRRVGCPTQLVVAADGMLAKHPELLSQLPFTVNTLPGGHHLHLNDEPGALLVADCFNRFFHAP
- a CDS encoding DUF4892 domain-containing protein, with translation MSLRKGCIRALGLCCFSPLVFAADLPGSQDLPAVARQADAQIVDYRPAEAKERIYPMGAIRKISGQLRYEGQATARGQTTAITYELPAEHTSSAAFTATREALQAKGAQLLFWCQARDCGESSLWANEVFGNAKLVGADGQQEYLLLRLAAPQDNSLVALYGITRGNRRAYLHVEQLDASAPLGDLLPTSATLLRELKSTGELDFPALGAEPDATWLTLISRGLNLDATLRVSLTGPTAEAWRQGLIDSGVRAARMETGTGDAKGLHLHLIR
- a CDS encoding AI-2E family transporter, which encodes MLNNDRLLVQILLLVLFGASFWVMAPFWSALFWGAVLAFASWPLMRLLTRWLGGRESLAAGILTLGWMLLVAVPLVWLGFNLADHVRDAVSLIKDIQVDGLPAAPTWLGSIPFVGERLVATWDSIDQQGAALMVSIKPYLGQVGNWLLARSAQIGGGILELTLSLVFVFFFYRDGPRLATFVHRLLERLIGDRAGYYIELVAGTVQRVVNGVIGTAAAQALLALIGFLIAGVPGALVLGIVTFLLSLIPMGPPLIWIPATAWLAWKGDYTYAVFLGVWGTFIISGVDNVLKPYLISRGGNLPLVIVLLGVFGGLIAFGFIGLFIGPTLLAVAYSLLTDWSATQAQVRREDKPL
- a CDS encoding HAMP domain-containing sensor histidine kinase, yielding MRATFNTLFGRLFGVLLVAIVLAHVLAFFWFHHYGPPPPPPQETFVEQPDGTMKPLPKHHRSWFGGPVVPLTFQFISLIIAAWYGAKLLSRPIQRLSAAAERLSLDLDSPPLNESGPREARQAASTFNLMQKRIREQVSQRARMLGAVSHDLRTPLSRLKLRLEQIEDTKLQGQMRQDLDDMIGMLDSTLSYLHEQRTSETRHWLDVQALVESLSENAQDQGSDVQFAGNCAPLQVQPMALRSCLNNLIDNALRYAGTARVELSDSREALVIRVIDHGPGIAADKREAVFEPFFRLEGSRNRNSGGVGLGMTISKEAVERLGGSLSLEETPGGGLTAVMWLPRA